One window of Psychrobacillus sp. FSL H8-0483 genomic DNA carries:
- a CDS encoding ABC transporter ATP-binding protein: protein MSNSVKISIENLTKVFYKKNNSVTAVKDVSLQIDEGEFVCLVGPSGCGKTTLLRILAGLELPSSGTFTISSESDVRPLQSMVFQEKGVIPWLTVEENVAFGLKMRHLPKDFIRKQTAYYLEKVGLSKFSKLYPKELSGGMKQRISIARAFANDPEILLMDEPFAALDEQNKFILQEELLSIWSETKKTVLFITHSIDEALLLSDRIVLMSAHPGEIIKELIVPVPRPRTMEQVRANVEMAEQFIVIWNHLQQEVQKSRR, encoded by the coding sequence ATGAGTAATTCTGTTAAAATCTCTATTGAAAATTTAACAAAAGTATTTTACAAGAAAAATAATAGTGTGACAGCTGTCAAGGATGTGTCCCTTCAAATAGACGAAGGGGAATTTGTCTGTTTAGTTGGACCGAGTGGGTGTGGAAAAACAACCTTATTACGAATACTGGCAGGCTTAGAATTACCAAGCTCAGGTACGTTCACAATCTCCTCAGAATCAGACGTTCGACCTTTACAATCCATGGTGTTTCAAGAAAAAGGAGTTATTCCTTGGTTAACAGTGGAGGAGAACGTTGCATTTGGGCTCAAAATGCGACATTTACCAAAGGATTTTATTCGCAAACAGACAGCGTACTATTTGGAAAAAGTAGGTTTAAGTAAATTTTCAAAACTATATCCGAAAGAGCTATCTGGTGGAATGAAGCAACGAATTAGTATTGCAAGAGCATTTGCAAATGATCCTGAAATTTTACTTATGGATGAGCCGTTTGCGGCGTTAGATGAGCAAAATAAATTTATCTTGCAAGAAGAATTACTTTCTATTTGGTCTGAAACAAAGAAGACTGTGCTATTTATTACGCATAGTATCGATGAGGCCTTGTTACTTAGTGATCGAATTGTGCTAATGAGTGCACACCCAGGGGAAATCATAAAAGAATTAATTGTTCCGGTACCAAGGCCACGAACGATGGAGCAAGTTCGGGCAAATGTCGAGATGGCGGAACAATTTATTGTTATTTGGAATCATTTACAACAAGAAGTACAGAAATCGAGAAGATAA
- a CDS encoding ABC transporter substrate-binding protein: MKKRWLLLFASAVLLLGACSSKDNEGTGKMDDKVSKDNPSGDLAPLEKKVKVIIAEDGAASGAGFYIAKEKGYFEDYNIEVEFAQFANSDEMLPALASGDVDIAGGVSTASFFNAIAQGIDVKIIADKGHNVPGKSYFSFVIGNQMKDEIKEYKDFKGKRIGVSSKNSIDEYIYWEMLKHAGLTNDDVEFVLLGDFGSMLGAIENGSIDAALQIEPLIAQGIENGFHVRFGDTTDYAPESQIAMVLGSPQFMSEEKNVSLRFMTAYLKGVRDYNDAFIKGEGKEEVIDIMTKHTSLKDPALWEKVFVTGLDPDGKMFLDDVVKQYNSYKENGAIDGDVDFDKAVDTSITEKAVEILGEYKK; this comes from the coding sequence GTGAAAAAACGTTGGTTATTACTATTCGCATCCGCTGTTCTTTTATTAGGTGCGTGTAGTTCAAAGGATAATGAGGGTACGGGCAAGATGGACGACAAAGTAAGTAAAGATAATCCTTCAGGTGATTTAGCTCCACTCGAAAAGAAAGTCAAAGTTATTATTGCGGAAGATGGAGCAGCATCCGGTGCAGGGTTTTATATTGCGAAAGAAAAGGGATATTTTGAAGACTACAATATTGAAGTAGAATTTGCACAATTTGCGAATAGTGATGAAATGCTACCAGCTCTTGCATCTGGTGATGTAGATATTGCTGGAGGAGTATCAACAGCTTCTTTCTTCAATGCAATTGCTCAAGGGATTGACGTGAAAATTATTGCAGACAAAGGGCATAATGTACCAGGGAAATCATATTTCTCATTTGTTATTGGCAATCAAATGAAAGATGAAATTAAAGAATACAAAGATTTTAAAGGAAAACGTATCGGTGTATCATCTAAAAACTCGATTGATGAGTACATCTATTGGGAAATGCTTAAACACGCTGGTTTAACAAATGACGATGTAGAATTTGTGCTGCTTGGAGACTTTGGAAGTATGCTTGGAGCAATTGAAAATGGTTCCATTGATGCTGCACTTCAAATTGAGCCGTTAATAGCACAAGGGATAGAAAATGGTTTCCATGTTCGTTTTGGAGATACGACGGATTATGCGCCAGAATCACAAATTGCAATGGTACTTGGTTCTCCACAATTTATGAGTGAGGAAAAAAATGTATCATTACGCTTTATGACGGCTTATTTAAAAGGAGTTCGGGACTATAACGATGCCTTTATTAAAGGAGAAGGAAAAGAAGAAGTAATCGACATTATGACAAAGCATACTTCCTTAAAAGATCCGGCACTATGGGAGAAAGTATTTGTAACAGGGTTAGATCCAGATGGGAAAATGTTTTTAGATGATGTTGTGAAACAATACAATTCCTACAAAGAAAATGGTGCAATCGATGGAGATGTGGACTTTGACAAAGCAGTGGATACGTCCATAACAGAAAAAGCGGTAGAGATTTTAGGAGAATATAAGAAATAA
- a CDS encoding YaiI/YqxD family protein — protein MVSVLVDADGCPVVDLTIEVAQHFGLKVTLLCDTAHYMQRQGAETIMVSKGADAVDFVLVNKVQKGDIVVTQDYGLAAMVLAKRGFAIDQNGRWYTPDNIDQLLDSRHISKKIRQAGGRLKGPKKRQKEDNEKFEASFKKLCAQALNN, from the coding sequence ATGGTGAGTGTTTTAGTAGATGCAGATGGATGCCCAGTAGTAGACTTAACGATTGAGGTAGCACAGCATTTTGGATTAAAAGTGACATTGCTATGTGATACGGCTCATTATATGCAAAGACAAGGTGCAGAAACGATCATGGTATCGAAAGGTGCAGACGCGGTGGATTTTGTGCTTGTAAATAAAGTGCAAAAAGGAGATATCGTCGTTACACAAGATTATGGACTTGCCGCAATGGTTTTAGCGAAACGAGGGTTTGCAATTGATCAAAATGGACGCTGGTACACGCCTGATAATATAGACCAGCTTTTAGACAGTCGCCATATTTCGAAAAAAATAAGGCAGGCTGGAGGCCGATTAAAAGGTCCTAAAAAACGTCAAAAGGAAGACAATGAAAAATTCGAAGCAAGCTTTAAGAAGCTATGTGCACAAGCATTAAATAACTAA
- a CDS encoding glycerophosphodiester phosphodiesterase family protein produces the protein MRKQHIILVLFLLIAGCADKSAVPIPSNEFLIIAHRGASTYAPENTMLAYEIAQQSAATYLEIDLQMTEDGVLVAMHDETVDRTTDGVGLVKDYTIEELKQLNAGEWFNSTYPSMANEAFEDLDVPTLEEVFLRFGDEANYYIEMKSPKIYEEMEEELIALLHQYDLIDVNKKLPKVIIESFNRSSLTEFHELEPRLPLIQLFSFKEKAALSDQDYNSLSTYASGIGVNLNAVDKNFIHEVQQHAFQIHLYNINNEMDMKKALNLKANGAFTNTPNLAVDLLKQSNE, from the coding sequence ATGCGAAAACAACATATCATACTCGTTTTATTTTTACTAATCGCTGGGTGTGCGGATAAAAGTGCAGTTCCCATTCCCTCCAATGAGTTTTTAATTATTGCCCATCGCGGAGCTTCTACATATGCTCCAGAGAACACGATGCTTGCTTATGAAATAGCACAACAATCTGCGGCCACTTATCTTGAAATCGATTTACAGATGACAGAAGATGGCGTATTAGTAGCTATGCACGATGAAACGGTAGACCGCACTACAGATGGGGTTGGATTAGTAAAAGACTACACAATAGAAGAATTAAAGCAGCTAAATGCAGGAGAATGGTTTAATAGTACATATCCTAGTATGGCAAATGAAGCATTTGAAGATTTGGATGTACCTACATTAGAGGAGGTATTTTTGCGTTTTGGAGACGAAGCGAACTATTATATTGAAATGAAATCTCCGAAAATATATGAGGAAATGGAAGAAGAGTTAATTGCTTTGCTACATCAATATGATTTAATCGATGTAAATAAGAAGCTTCCTAAAGTAATTATTGAATCATTTAACAGGTCTAGTTTAACAGAGTTTCATGAATTAGAGCCGAGACTTCCTCTTATTCAACTGTTCAGTTTCAAAGAGAAAGCCGCTCTTTCCGACCAAGATTATAATAGCTTAAGTACTTATGCAAGTGGAATTGGAGTAAACCTAAACGCAGTTGATAAGAACTTTATTCATGAGGTCCAACAACATGCATTTCAAATTCATCTTTACAATATTAATAACGAGATGGATATGAAAAAAGCACTTAATTTAAAGGCTAATGGAGCTTTTACTAATACTCCCAACCTAGCCGTTGACCTACTTAAGCAATCTAATGAATAG
- a CDS encoding rhodanese-related sulfurtransferase: METNAYRVLLYYKYVPIEDPVTFAQEHLAACKEIGLKGRILVSDEGINGTCSGTIEQTDAYMDMMKADVRFADMVYKIDEAEGHAFKKMHVRPKQEIVHLGLAEDINPNELTGKYLSPKEFFEQMQAEDTIVIDARNDYEFDLGHFRGAVRPDIRNFRDLPDWMLENKEMFEGKKVLTYCTGGIRCEKFSGWLVREGFEGVGQLHGGIATYAKDPEVRGQLWDGQMYVFDERIAVPINQVEHVIVGKDHYTGEPCERYVNCANPDCNDKILCSEENEHKYLRSCSDECREHPRNRYIAEHNLSEEEIEARLAAIK; the protein is encoded by the coding sequence ATGGAAACAAATGCATACAGAGTATTACTTTACTATAAATATGTCCCGATTGAAGATCCAGTAACATTTGCACAAGAACATCTTGCTGCTTGTAAAGAGATTGGGTTAAAAGGGCGTATTTTAGTATCAGACGAGGGAATTAACGGGACATGCTCGGGAACAATTGAACAAACTGACGCATACATGGACATGATGAAAGCGGACGTTCGATTCGCAGACATGGTGTATAAAATAGATGAAGCAGAGGGCCATGCATTCAAAAAAATGCACGTTCGTCCGAAGCAAGAAATTGTACATTTAGGATTAGCTGAAGATATCAATCCAAATGAACTAACTGGTAAATATTTATCGCCAAAAGAATTTTTTGAGCAAATGCAAGCAGAGGATACAATCGTAATCGATGCTCGTAATGACTATGAATTTGACTTAGGTCATTTCCGTGGAGCAGTTCGTCCGGATATCCGCAACTTCCGTGACCTACCAGACTGGATGCTTGAGAACAAAGAAATGTTCGAAGGTAAAAAAGTACTTACCTATTGTACTGGCGGGATACGCTGTGAAAAATTCTCAGGTTGGTTAGTAAGAGAAGGTTTTGAAGGTGTAGGTCAACTACACGGCGGGATCGCAACTTACGCCAAAGATCCAGAAGTGCGCGGACAGCTTTGGGATGGTCAAATGTACGTATTCGACGAGCGAATTGCTGTGCCGATCAACCAAGTAGAACATGTCATCGTAGGGAAAGATCATTATACAGGGGAGCCATGTGAGCGCTATGTAAACTGTGCAAACCCAGATTGTAACGACAAGATTCTATGCTCAGAAGAAAACGAGCATAAATATTTACGCAGCTGTTCAGACGAATGTCGCGAGCACCCACGCAACCGTTACATCGCAGAACATAATTTATCTGAAGAAGAAATAGAAGCTAGACTAGCTGCTATTAAATAA
- a CDS encoding GNAT family N-acetyltransferase — protein MAIEVKKISDLKEVNVSKLIQESEKEGYRFVSRLASEYEDGTNRFSEQGEALYGVWDDEELVGIGGINRSTTSADDNSARLYRFYTLPEHRRKGVGSELFKIITDNAKGQFSKITTKTESAKVDAFYRANGFSLEERSPDTTHVLSLE, from the coding sequence ATGGCAATCGAAGTGAAGAAAATTTCAGATTTGAAAGAAGTCAACGTATCCAAACTAATTCAAGAAAGCGAAAAAGAAGGGTATCGTTTTGTATCGAGACTAGCATCCGAATATGAAGACGGTACAAATCGATTCAGTGAGCAAGGGGAAGCACTTTACGGGGTGTGGGATGATGAGGAACTAGTTGGAATCGGTGGGATAAATCGAAGTACGACTAGTGCCGACGACAATTCTGCAAGACTATATCGTTTTTATACTTTACCGGAACACCGCAGAAAAGGAGTCGGAAGTGAATTATTCAAAATAATCACCGACAATGCAAAAGGTCAGTTTAGCAAAATAACAACGAAAACGGAATCTGCAAAAGTGGATGCTTTTTATCGTGCAAATGGATTTTCATTAGAAGAACGTTCACCTGATACAACACATGTACTTAGCTTAGAGTAG
- a CDS encoding D-serine ammonia-lyase produces MMNMQQLIKQFPLIEKLQKTEETIWFNPNEIKTEDALKQVPITKEMVQDASDRLDRFASYLQIAFPETVKSNGIIESPLVAIPKMESAIKDYFQVDFGGELLLKCDNALPISGSIKARGGIYEVLKTAETLAIREGLLKETDDYAVLATDKLKQFFSGYSIAVGSTGNLGLSIGIMSAKLGFRVTVHMSSDAKQWKKDMLREKGVEVIEYASDYSIAVEEGRKQAELDPSCFFIDDENSIDLFVGYAVAANRLKTQLEQQGRVVSQNHPLYVYLPCGVGGGPGGVAFGLKLIFGDHVHCYFAEPTHSPCMLLGMLTGLHDKIAVGDIGLDNKTAADGLAVGRPSGFVGKTMEQLISGSYTISDETMYSLLTLIADTEEIQLEPSALAGMTGPMHLARNNFNLENATHIVWATGGGMVPDNEKEIYYKKGQQYLKL; encoded by the coding sequence ATCATGAACATGCAACAATTAATAAAGCAATTTCCTTTAATAGAAAAGCTTCAAAAGACGGAAGAGACCATATGGTTCAACCCGAATGAAATAAAGACGGAGGACGCTTTAAAACAGGTCCCTATTACAAAAGAAATGGTGCAAGATGCAAGTGATCGATTAGATCGATTTGCTTCGTATTTACAAATTGCTTTCCCTGAAACAGTAAAATCAAACGGAATCATTGAATCACCACTAGTTGCTATTCCGAAAATGGAATCTGCCATAAAGGATTACTTCCAAGTTGATTTTGGTGGAGAGCTTTTATTAAAATGCGACAACGCATTACCGATATCTGGATCTATTAAAGCGCGTGGTGGCATTTATGAAGTACTTAAAACTGCAGAGACACTTGCAATTCGAGAAGGTTTATTAAAGGAAACAGACGATTACGCTGTTCTTGCTACAGATAAGTTAAAACAGTTTTTCTCGGGCTATTCGATTGCTGTAGGCTCAACCGGAAACTTAGGGCTAAGCATAGGAATAATGAGTGCAAAGCTTGGTTTTCGAGTAACCGTTCATATGTCGAGTGATGCAAAGCAGTGGAAAAAAGATATGCTTCGCGAAAAAGGGGTAGAAGTCATTGAATATGCCTCTGATTATAGCATTGCTGTTGAAGAAGGAAGAAAACAAGCCGAACTAGACCCTAGTTGCTTCTTTATAGATGATGAAAACTCCATCGATTTATTTGTTGGATATGCAGTTGCTGCAAATAGATTGAAAACACAGTTGGAGCAGCAAGGTAGAGTAGTGAGTCAAAATCATCCGCTGTATGTCTATTTACCTTGTGGAGTTGGTGGAGGTCCGGGTGGTGTTGCATTTGGATTGAAGCTCATATTTGGTGACCATGTACACTGCTACTTTGCAGAGCCAACACATTCGCCATGCATGTTACTAGGAATGCTGACAGGATTGCATGACAAGATCGCAGTTGGAGACATTGGGCTAGATAATAAAACAGCAGCGGATGGGTTAGCAGTTGGAAGACCCTCTGGATTTGTAGGGAAAACAATGGAACAGCTAATAAGTGGGAGCTATACAATAAGTGATGAAACGATGTATTCATTACTCACTTTAATCGCCGACACGGAAGAAATTCAGCTGGAACCCTCTGCGCTTGCTGGAATGACAGGCCCAATGCATTTAGCAAGGAATAACTTCAATCTAGAAAATGCGACGCATATAGTATGGGCGACTGGTGGAGGTATGGTTCCAGACAATGAAAAGGAAATCTACTATAAAAAAGGCCAACAGTATCTTAAATTGTAG
- a CDS encoding FMN-dependent NADH-azoreductase: MNVLVVKANNRPATEAISSKMYETFMAELEGKDVNVTTYDVFEEDTPYFGQELFNAFGKLQNGGELTDVESRLLAAKQKAMDAITAADVVVFAFPLWNLTIPAKLQTFIDYVYAAGFAFKYDAEGNMIQLMTDKKAIFLNARGGVYSSPEAAPMEMAVNYMRNVFGGVFGMQIIDEVIIEGHNAMPDKAQDIIAAGMEEVKASAKRLAELAVIA, encoded by the coding sequence ATGAACGTATTAGTAGTTAAAGCAAATAACCGCCCAGCAACAGAAGCAATCTCAAGCAAAATGTATGAAACTTTCATGGCAGAATTAGAAGGTAAAGACGTAAACGTAACAACTTATGATGTTTTTGAAGAAGACACACCTTACTTTGGACAAGAACTATTTAACGCTTTTGGTAAATTACAAAACGGTGGAGAGTTAACAGACGTTGAATCACGCCTATTAGCTGCAAAACAAAAAGCAATGGACGCTATCACAGCTGCAGACGTAGTTGTATTCGCATTCCCATTATGGAACTTAACAATTCCAGCAAAATTACAAACATTTATTGATTATGTATATGCAGCAGGATTTGCATTCAAATATGATGCAGAAGGTAATATGATTCAATTAATGACAGATAAAAAAGCGATCTTCTTAAATGCTCGTGGTGGTGTTTACTCATCTCCTGAAGCAGCTCCAATGGAAATGGCTGTTAACTACATGCGCAATGTATTCGGTGGGGTATTCGGTATGCAAATCATCGATGAAGTAATTATCGAAGGGCACAATGCAATGCCTGATAAAGCACAAGATATTATTGCTGCAGGTATGGAAGAAGTAAAAGCTTCTGCAAAACGTTTAGCTGAATTAGCGGTTATCGCGTAA
- a CDS encoding ImmA/IrrE family metallo-endopeptidase produces the protein MAYDQLITEYPHIKIIEKVLPKGLPGLYYDHVIEIDKFKNNYEKHCILAEELGHYETTYGDITDLNDMRNVKLEQIARRWGYEKIVSLDQLIDCYEKGQTTLEEVCINLEVTPEYLKNVIDYYIEKYGLFKLHKEYRITFDPLNIKWIEK, from the coding sequence ATGGCGTATGATCAACTGATTACGGAGTACCCGCATATTAAAATTATTGAGAAAGTATTACCTAAAGGTCTCCCAGGTTTATATTACGATCACGTAATTGAAATTGATAAATTCAAAAATAATTATGAAAAACATTGTATTTTAGCAGAAGAGCTTGGTCATTACGAGACGACCTATGGGGACATTACAGACTTAAATGATATGAGAAATGTAAAATTAGAGCAAATAGCTCGAAGATGGGGTTATGAAAAAATTGTCTCTCTGGATCAGCTGATTGATTGCTACGAAAAAGGACAAACAACACTAGAAGAAGTATGTATAAATCTTGAAGTAACTCCGGAGTATTTGAAAAACGTGATCGATTATTATATTGAAAAATATGGCCTCTTTAAATTACACAAAGAATACAGGATTACCTTTGATCCACTTAATATTAAGTGGATAGAAAAATAA
- a CDS encoding helix-turn-helix transcriptional regulator encodes MKNFGTLLKELRLNRKLTIEQLADSLNSKFGSKISKSSISRWENGEADPKLEFVRLLADFFQVPGQYFLGEDAEKRFDSQKIVTIAAHIDDDVTEEEMEDIKKYIEFIKSQRG; translated from the coding sequence GTGAAGAATTTCGGAACACTATTAAAAGAGCTAAGACTGAATAGAAAACTCACCATTGAACAATTGGCAGATTCTTTAAATTCTAAGTTTGGTAGTAAAATTAGTAAGAGCTCTATAAGTCGTTGGGAAAATGGAGAAGCCGATCCTAAGTTAGAATTTGTTCGATTACTCGCTGATTTTTTTCAAGTTCCAGGCCAATATTTCTTAGGTGAAGACGCTGAAAAAAGATTTGACAGCCAGAAAATCGTAACTATTGCAGCGCATATTGATGATGATGTCACTGAGGAAGAAATGGAAGACATTAAGAAATATATTGAGTTTATTAAATCGCAACGCGGATAA
- a CDS encoding XtrA/YqaO family protein, whose protein sequence is MRMRDVEVDSKGNINLNTKEIPNPCIIVISKDKAKMIELPSFAETTIKTHQGKVVRVKWNEGEDF, encoded by the coding sequence ATGAGAATGAGAGATGTGGAAGTAGATTCCAAAGGTAATATAAATCTTAATACAAAAGAAATCCCAAATCCATGCATCATAGTTATTAGTAAAGATAAAGCAAAAATGATAGAGTTACCCTCATTCGCTGAAACGACCATTAAGACACATCAAGGAAAAGTTGTGCGTGTTAAATGGAATGAGGGAGAAGATTTTTAA
- a CDS encoding sigma factor-like helix-turn-helix DNA-binding protein, with amino-acid sequence MLNWADKLIQEYSYHKKELEHLKERLDPMNPKDNEDLKIINSMIDDMSYALEWMKKGRRPGNLHGADKRSIYQRRALLDMDLFPTIELDTKQTDLSEEQKQKILTILIELSHRERQCYLMHMAYGMSLTEIAEELNLKKRTVQQYIDRAKGKVKILVS; translated from the coding sequence ATGTTAAATTGGGCGGATAAATTGATACAAGAGTATTCATATCATAAAAAAGAGTTGGAGCACCTAAAGGAACGATTAGATCCAATGAATCCTAAAGATAATGAAGATCTCAAAATTATTAACAGCATGATTGATGATATGTCTTATGCACTTGAATGGATGAAAAAAGGGAGAAGACCAGGCAATCTTCATGGGGCTGATAAAAGGTCAATATATCAACGTCGTGCATTGTTGGACATGGACTTATTTCCTACGATTGAATTGGATACAAAGCAAACTGATTTAAGTGAAGAACAGAAACAGAAGATATTAACTATTTTAATAGAGCTTTCCCATAGAGAGAGACAATGCTATTTAATGCACATGGCATATGGGATGAGTCTTACAGAAATTGCAGAGGAGCTGAATTTAAAGAAGAGAACCGTGCAACAATACATTGATCGCGCAAAGGGAAAAGTCAAAATACTCGTTTCCTGA
- a CDS encoding phage holin, translating into MKINWKVRFKNKIWVTGFIAQIFLLTELLLIGAHTAGLMDFHLTEEMKDWIFAFVNVVFGLLATMGIIQDPTTNNFADSPRAMKYIEPK; encoded by the coding sequence ATGAAGATTAACTGGAAAGTACGTTTTAAAAATAAGATTTGGGTTACAGGTTTTATTGCCCAAATATTTCTATTAACTGAACTACTTTTGATAGGTGCTCATACTGCTGGTTTAATGGATTTTCATTTAACGGAAGAAATGAAAGATTGGATATTTGCTTTTGTAAATGTAGTGTTTGGATTATTAGCGACAATGGGGATTATTCAAGATCCTACGACAAATAATTTTGCGGATAGCCCAAGAGCAATGAAATATATCGAACCAAAATAA
- a CDS encoding N-acetylmuramoyl-L-alanine amidase: protein MVKVFIDAGHGGTDSGAVGNGLQEKNLTLQIATRVKDILIAEYNNVSVLMSRTGDQTLTLTQRTDAANAWGADFLLSVHINSGGGTGYEDYVYPGVGAPTTTYQNTIHAEILKLVNFTDRGKKQEDFHMLRVSNMPALLTENGFIDNANDAAKLKASSFIESLARGHVNGIAKCFNLPKKSTAVYHTVKSGDTVYSLSGTYGSTVQQIKDWNGLDANYTIYIGQVLRVK from the coding sequence ATGGTAAAAGTATTTATTGATGCAGGACATGGTGGAACGGATTCAGGTGCAGTAGGAAATGGTTTACAGGAGAAAAATCTAACATTGCAAATTGCCACTAGAGTCAAAGATATTCTGATTGCTGAGTATAACAATGTAAGTGTATTAATGAGTCGAACTGGGGATCAGACTTTGACGTTGACGCAACGTACAGATGCAGCTAATGCTTGGGGGGCAGATTTCCTCCTTTCAGTTCACATAAATTCAGGCGGTGGGACTGGCTATGAGGATTATGTATACCCGGGAGTAGGGGCACCTACTACAACTTATCAAAATACGATTCATGCAGAAATATTAAAGCTTGTGAATTTTACTGATCGTGGTAAAAAACAAGAAGACTTTCATATGTTACGTGTATCCAATATGCCAGCTCTTTTGACGGAGAATGGATTTATTGATAATGCAAATGATGCGGCAAAGTTGAAAGCATCATCCTTCATTGAGTCACTGGCCCGAGGTCATGTGAATGGAATTGCAAAGTGCTTCAATCTTCCAAAGAAAAGCACAGCAGTTTATCATACTGTAAAAAGTGGTGATACAGTTTACTCGTTAAGTGGCACTTATGGTAGCACAGTACAACAAATTAAGGATTGGAATGGTCTGGATGCTAACTACACAATTTATATTGGACAAGTGTTGAGGGTGAAATAA
- a CDS encoding GntR family transcriptional regulator → MFIEIQTNSSVPIYLQLAQQLIEGMVRGDLKPGDSLPSVRAFAADLGMNMHTVNKAYHYLEEKEFIQIVAKSGVIIQPNGIPKASEEEKQQLAEQLRPLIAEGMVLNLSEDEMVDMLCNLVRDIKEGKQ, encoded by the coding sequence ATGTTTATTGAAATACAAACAAACTCATCTGTGCCAATCTATTTACAGTTAGCTCAGCAACTAATTGAAGGGATGGTTAGGGGAGACCTAAAACCAGGCGATTCGTTGCCATCGGTTCGAGCGTTTGCTGCAGACCTTGGCATGAATATGCATACGGTAAACAAAGCCTATCATTACTTAGAGGAAAAAGAATTCATTCAAATTGTCGCAAAATCCGGTGTTATCATACAACCCAATGGGATACCAAAAGCTTCAGAGGAAGAAAAACAACAGCTTGCAGAGCAATTAAGACCTTTAATAGCGGAAGGGATGGTGCTAAATCTTTCAGAGGATGAAATGGTAGACATGTTATGTAACCTTGTTCGAGATATTAAGGAGGGTAAACAATGA